One Cryptomeria japonica chromosome 9, Sugi_1.0, whole genome shotgun sequence genomic window carries:
- the LOC131077834 gene encoding ATP synthase subunit a, chloroplastic-like yields MDILQFPINILNYFYEISDVEVGQHFYWQIGGFQVHAQVLITSWIVIVVLLGSATLAVRDPQIIPNGAQNFLEYVLEFVRDLARTQIGEEEYGPWVPFIGTMFLFIFVSNWAGALFPWGIIKLPHGELAAPTNDINTTVALALLTSVAYFYAGFTKRGLGYFGKYIQPTPILLPINILEDFT; encoded by the coding sequence ATGGATATTTTACAATTTCCTATTAACATACTGAATTATTTCTACGAGATATCCGATGTGGAAGTAGGTCAGCATTTTTATTGGCAAATAGGGGGGTTTCAAGTTCATGCACAGGTACTTATAACTTCCTGGATTGTAATTGTTGTCTTATTAGGTTCAGCTACTCTAGCTGTTCGAGACCCACAAATCATTCCGAACGGAGCACAAAATTTTTTGGAATATGTTCTCGAATTTGTTCGGGACTTGGCTAGAACTCAGATTGGCGAAGAAGAATATGGTCCCTGGGTTCCTTTTATAGGGACTATGTTTCTATTTATCTTTGTTTCTAACTGGGCAGGTGCTCTTTTTCCTTGGGGAATTATTAAATTACCTCATGGGGAATTAGCCGCACCTACAAATGATATTAATACCACAGTAGCTCTAGCTTTGCTCACATCCGTAGCTTATTTTTATGCAGGTTTTACAAAGAGGGGTTTAGGCTATTTTGGTAAATATATTCAACCAACCCCAATACTTTTACCAATTAACATATTAGAAGATTTTACATAA